A single Camelus ferus isolate YT-003-E chromosome 3, BCGSAC_Cfer_1.0, whole genome shotgun sequence DNA region contains:
- the ANKRD34B gene encoding ankyrin repeat domain-containing protein 34B: MDEGIELSSDGNSLIKAVHQSRLRLTRLLLEGGAYINESNDRGETPLMIACKTKHVDHQGVSKAKMVKYLLENNADPNIQDKSGKTALMHACLEKAGPEVVSLLLKSGADLSLQDHSSYSALVYAINSEDRETLKVLLSACKAKGKEVIIITTAKSPSGRHTTQQYLNMPPADIDGGHSPATCATPSKIDLKTVSLSRSHSSETEMTLFGFKDLEPSGSTDDMGDPVSPVRKPGMAPNGPKLPQASPWIKSPPSLMHQNRVASLQEELQDITPEEELSYKINGLALSKRFITRHQSIDVKDTAHLLRAFDQTSSRKMSYDEINYQAFFSEGSQQCTDIPVDQDPDSNQTICASTLRNIVQKRNSGANHYSSDSQLSAGLTPTTLEDGKALTGKKKILSTSPSLLSGSKELLESTPPGPLSRRNHALLERRGSGAFPLDHNITQTRPGFLPPLNVNPHPPISDINVSNKISSLLSCGQKVLMPTAPVFPKEFKSKKTLLRRQSLQTEQIKQLVNF, encoded by the coding sequence ATGGATGAAGGTATAGAACTTTCTAGTGATGGAAATTCCCTGATCAAAGCGGTCCATCAGAGCCGGCTTCGCCTTACAAGACTCTTGCTGGAAGGTGGCGCCTACATTAATGAGAGCAATGATCGTGGGGAAACACCTTTAATGATTGCTTGTAAGACCAAACATGTTGATCACCAGGGTGTCAGTAAAGCCAAAATGGTTAAATACTTGTTAGAAAACAATGCTGATCCCAACATACAGGACAAATCTGGGAAAACTGCTTTGATGCACGCTTGCTTAGAAAAAGCAGGTCCTGAAGTTGTTTCTTTGCTCCTAAAGAGTGGGGCTGACCTCAGCTTGCAAGACCATTCTAGTTACTCGGCCCTTGTTTATGCCATAAATTCAGAAGACAGAGAGACCCTGAAAGTTTTACTTAGTGCTTGCAAGGCAAAAGGGAAAGAGGTCATTATCATAACAACAGCAAAATCGCCCTCTGGCAGGCACACGACCCAACAGTACTTAAATATGCCTCCTGCGGATATAGATGGGGGTCATTCCCCAGCCACCTGTGCCACTCCttcaaaaatagacttaaaaacaGTCTCATTGTCACGTTCACATTCTTCTGAAACTGAAATGACGCTTTTTGGCTTTAAAGATCTGGAGCCCTCAGGAAGCACTGATGATATGGGAGACCCAGTCTCCCCTGTGAGGAAGCCTGGTATGGCTCCTAACGGGCCCAAGCTACCTCAGGCTTCACCCTGGATCAAGAGTCCCCCCTCATTAATGCACCAGAACAGAGTGGCCTCCTTACAAGAAGAGCTCCAGGATATTACTCCAGAGGAAGAATTATCCTACAAAATCAATGGGCTGGCACTTTCCAAGCGATTCATCACTAGGCACCAAAGTATTGATGTAAAAGACACTGCACATCTGCTAAGAGCCTTTGATCAGACCAGCTCAAGAAAGATGTCATACGATGAAATAAATTaccaagcatttttttcagaaggaAGTCAGCAATGCACTGACATCCCAGTTGACCAGGACCCAGACTCTAACCAGACAATATGTGCTTCCACATTAAGAAATATAGTTCAGAAAAGAAACTCAGGAGCAAATCACTACAGCTCTGATTCCCAGCTGTCAGCCGGTCTTACCCCTACAACTTTAGAAGATGGCAAAGCacttacaggaaagaaaaaaatcctgtcgACATCTCCTTCCTTGTTGTCAGGGTCCAAAGAATTGTTGGAGAGTACCCCCCCAGGCCCCCTGAGCAGGAGAAATCATGCGCTTTTAGAAAGGCGTGGTTCTGGAGCATTTCCTTTAGATCACAACATTACACAGACCAGACCAGGATTTCTGCCACCCTTAAATGTGAATCCTCACCCTCCCATCTCAGATATCAATGTCAGTAACAAGATATCCAGCCTTCTTTCTTGTGGTCAAAAAGTGCTTATGCCAACAGCTCCTGTTTTCCCCAAAgaattcaaaagtaaaaaaacattGCTAAGGAGACAATCATTGCAAACAGAACAAATTAAGCAACTAGTTAATTTTTAA
- the FAM151B gene encoding protein FAM151B isoform X1, whose protein sequence is MTATAASPGSWSENILEYFLRNNQITAEDGAQIIWYHAANHKVQVNEALKSTAHMIEADVILPSDGSEHGQPVMAHPPETNSDNTLQEWLAEVIKSNKGIKLDFKSLAAVEPSMMLLENVKRHLKRPVWINADILPGPNGNSRVVDAKPFIDTVTSFFPDVTFSLGWTTGWHPEKVNEGYSWAMVKEMEYICNELNQPVTFPVRAALVRQSCFQLLWLLKQSNRYSLTVWTGKDDNYSTEDLLFIRDHFDKKQVFYDILEPQNHEFKQAIGIKINL, encoded by the exons ATGACAGCGACCGCCGCGAGCCCTG GATCTTGGAGTGAAAATATACTAgaatattttctgagaaataacCAGATCACAGCAGAAGATGGCGCCCAGATCATCTGGTATCATGCAGCTAACCACAAGGTACAAGTGAATGAGGCACTGAAAA GTACTGCTCATATGATAGAGGCTGATGTCATTCTTCCAAGTGATGGATCAGAACATGGCCAGCCAGTCATGGCCCATCCTCCTGAAACAAACAGCGATAATACTTTACAGGAATGGCTGGCTGAAGTTATAAAAAGCAATAAAGGCATCAAGCTGGATTTCAAGAG TCTAGCAGCTGTAGAACCATCCATGATGCTCTTGGAAAATGTGAAGAGGCATCTGAAGCGTCCTGTGTGGATTAATGCAGATATTCTTCCTGGTCCAAATGGTAATAGCAGAGTAGTGGATGCAAAACCTTTTATAGACACTGTGACATCCTTCTTTCCAGATGTGACATTTTCCCTGGGTTGGACAACAGGTTGGCATCCTGAAAAAGTCAATGAAg gTTACAGTTGGGCAATGGTGAAAGAGatggaatatatatgtaatgaacTAAATCAGCCTGTAACATTTCCTGTCAGAGCAGCATTAGTCAGGCAGTCGTGTTTTCAGTTACTTTGGCTGCTAAAGCAATCAAACAG GTACAGCCTGACTGTGTGGACTGGAAAAGATGATAACTATTCCACTgaagatttactttttattagAGACCATTTTGACAAGAAACAAGTTTTCTATGATATCTTGGAGCCACAAAACCATGAATTTAAACAAGCCATTGGAATCAAAATTAATCTCTAA
- the FAM151B gene encoding protein FAM151B isoform X4, which produces MIEADVILPSDGSEHGQPVMAHPPETNSDNTLQEWLAEVIKSNKGIKLDFKSLAAVEPSMMLLENVKRHLKRPVWINADILPGPNGNSRVVDAKPFIDTVTSFFPDVTFSLGWTTGWHPEKVNEGYSWAMVKEMEYICNELNQPVTFPVRAALVRQSCFQLLWLLKQSNRYSLTVWTGKDDNYSTEDLLFIRDHFDKKQVFYDILEPQNHEFKQAIGIKINL; this is translated from the exons ATGATAGAGGCTGATGTCATTCTTCCAAGTGATGGATCAGAACATGGCCAGCCAGTCATGGCCCATCCTCCTGAAACAAACAGCGATAATACTTTACAGGAATGGCTGGCTGAAGTTATAAAAAGCAATAAAGGCATCAAGCTGGATTTCAAGAG TCTAGCAGCTGTAGAACCATCCATGATGCTCTTGGAAAATGTGAAGAGGCATCTGAAGCGTCCTGTGTGGATTAATGCAGATATTCTTCCTGGTCCAAATGGTAATAGCAGAGTAGTGGATGCAAAACCTTTTATAGACACTGTGACATCCTTCTTTCCAGATGTGACATTTTCCCTGGGTTGGACAACAGGTTGGCATCCTGAAAAAGTCAATGAAg gTTACAGTTGGGCAATGGTGAAAGAGatggaatatatatgtaatgaacTAAATCAGCCTGTAACATTTCCTGTCAGAGCAGCATTAGTCAGGCAGTCGTGTTTTCAGTTACTTTGGCTGCTAAAGCAATCAAACAG GTACAGCCTGACTGTGTGGACTGGAAAAGATGATAACTATTCCACTgaagatttactttttattagAGACCATTTTGACAAGAAACAAGTTTTCTATGATATCTTGGAGCCACAAAACCATGAATTTAAACAAGCCATTGGAATCAAAATTAATCTCTAA
- the FAM151B gene encoding protein FAM151B isoform X2 → MLIKTSHKIQSRLKRRRKNEKRGTAHMIEADVILPSDGSEHGQPVMAHPPETNSDNTLQEWLAEVIKSNKGIKLDFKSLAAVEPSMMLLENVKRHLKRPVWINADILPGPNGNSRVVDAKPFIDTVTSFFPDVTFSLGWTTGWHPEKVNEGYSWAMVKEMEYICNELNQPVTFPVRAALVRQSCFQLLWLLKQSNRYSLTVWTGKDDNYSTEDLLFIRDHFDKKQVFYDILEPQNHEFKQAIGIKINL, encoded by the exons ATGTTGATCAAAACAAGTCACAAAATCCAGTCTAGGctcaagaggaggagaaaaaatgagaagagag GTACTGCTCATATGATAGAGGCTGATGTCATTCTTCCAAGTGATGGATCAGAACATGGCCAGCCAGTCATGGCCCATCCTCCTGAAACAAACAGCGATAATACTTTACAGGAATGGCTGGCTGAAGTTATAAAAAGCAATAAAGGCATCAAGCTGGATTTCAAGAG TCTAGCAGCTGTAGAACCATCCATGATGCTCTTGGAAAATGTGAAGAGGCATCTGAAGCGTCCTGTGTGGATTAATGCAGATATTCTTCCTGGTCCAAATGGTAATAGCAGAGTAGTGGATGCAAAACCTTTTATAGACACTGTGACATCCTTCTTTCCAGATGTGACATTTTCCCTGGGTTGGACAACAGGTTGGCATCCTGAAAAAGTCAATGAAg gTTACAGTTGGGCAATGGTGAAAGAGatggaatatatatgtaatgaacTAAATCAGCCTGTAACATTTCCTGTCAGAGCAGCATTAGTCAGGCAGTCGTGTTTTCAGTTACTTTGGCTGCTAAAGCAATCAAACAG GTACAGCCTGACTGTGTGGACTGGAAAAGATGATAACTATTCCACTgaagatttactttttattagAGACCATTTTGACAAGAAACAAGTTTTCTATGATATCTTGGAGCCACAAAACCATGAATTTAAACAAGCCATTGGAATCAAAATTAATCTCTAA
- the FAM151B gene encoding protein FAM151B isoform X3 produces the protein MTATAASPGSWSENILEYFLRNNQITAEDGAQIIWYHAANHKVQVNEALKSTAHMIEADVILPSDGSEHGQPVMAHPPETNSDNTLQEWLAEVIKSNKGIKLDFKSLAAVEPSMMLLENVKRHLKRPVWINADILPGPNGYSWAMVKEMEYICNELNQPVTFPVRAALVRQSCFQLLWLLKQSNRYSLTVWTGKDDNYSTEDLLFIRDHFDKKQVFYDILEPQNHEFKQAIGIKINL, from the exons ATGACAGCGACCGCCGCGAGCCCTG GATCTTGGAGTGAAAATATACTAgaatattttctgagaaataacCAGATCACAGCAGAAGATGGCGCCCAGATCATCTGGTATCATGCAGCTAACCACAAGGTACAAGTGAATGAGGCACTGAAAA GTACTGCTCATATGATAGAGGCTGATGTCATTCTTCCAAGTGATGGATCAGAACATGGCCAGCCAGTCATGGCCCATCCTCCTGAAACAAACAGCGATAATACTTTACAGGAATGGCTGGCTGAAGTTATAAAAAGCAATAAAGGCATCAAGCTGGATTTCAAGAG TCTAGCAGCTGTAGAACCATCCATGATGCTCTTGGAAAATGTGAAGAGGCATCTGAAGCGTCCTGTGTGGATTAATGCAGATATTCTTCCTGGTCCAAATG gTTACAGTTGGGCAATGGTGAAAGAGatggaatatatatgtaatgaacTAAATCAGCCTGTAACATTTCCTGTCAGAGCAGCATTAGTCAGGCAGTCGTGTTTTCAGTTACTTTGGCTGCTAAAGCAATCAAACAG GTACAGCCTGACTGTGTGGACTGGAAAAGATGATAACTATTCCACTgaagatttactttttattagAGACCATTTTGACAAGAAACAAGTTTTCTATGATATCTTGGAGCCACAAAACCATGAATTTAAACAAGCCATTGGAATCAAAATTAATCTCTAA